One part of the Haliaeetus albicilla chromosome 9, bHalAlb1.1, whole genome shotgun sequence genome encodes these proteins:
- the DZIP1L gene encoding cilium assembly protein DZIP1L: MHFSADFYHTLHQPMPRAPGMPGASPGLTIPVDVPPFHFQPRRVSVDWRHLSAIDVDRVAREVDVAALQEHIAGVTFCNLDGEQCPHCRQPADPVLLKVLRMAQLSIEYLLHCQECLGTSLAMHAQCLQVAHAKLACTQQQAAEQATQLRGAKEESRRWKKLIAMQQLLLQAGPNTYCKCHLCDKAFMKDTFLQAHVQRRHAEATEAERQKMKQVEQMEAEVEELKAKLQETQQQLKAEREAEKLHREQEMERARQREEEGRRDLERWKEEERMKLHEKIDGLRQLFLAAFKDVSSRTIAMEGILQELQARKAMMSNLGTLRDDDTKEAQWQAPSRAELWGERERMAVQLKKDNKTLRTTPSQDQGAVMDRAPQQMDALSTRLGEQPKVTNCQEKAIKLLSTSKPEVTREVTKVVADEESSDREEAALGGKQRLLEALRRNPNLLKQFRPILEEVLEKKLESMGVKRVVKGISTQTYKSLEALVRLQQQQKAEKFPGLLHLRDELVRAVMGKVRRCKKLSSALPRQLSVIPAQSRKTPRSLCGSQPMAIPATAEPEALVIPQPAPWSRACSTHSTPRTLWGTLRTSKAGSPHQGLVPWRSSEVMLGGKQPTLSPVRLSPKQEPALPATVLGDETDSDRSDQDLLEETAGSGTATSTIVRFLERCLDAVAQSPPGRVKLFPAVSLASPKTSQPTKKLQVSCANSHRDIF, from the exons ATG CACTTTTCTGCAGACTTTTACCACACACTGCACCAGCCAATGCCCAGGGCTCCGGGGATGCCAGGGGCATCCCCAGGACTCACCATCCCAGTGGACGTCCCCCCCTTCCACTTCCAGCCCCGCCGGGTCAGCGTGGACTGGCGTCACTTAAGTGCCATCGATGTGGACCGGGTGGCCCGGGAGGTGGACGTGGCTGCGCTCCAGGAGCACATCGCCGGTGTCACCTTCTGCAACCTGGATGGGGAGCAGTGCCCCCACTGCAGGCAGCCGGCAGACCCCGTCCTGCTGAAGGTGCTTAGGATGGCCCAGCTGAGCATCGAGTACCTGCTGCACTGCCAGGAGTGCCTGGGGACCAGCCTGGCCATGCACGCCCAGTGCCTGCAAGTTGCCCATGCCAAGCTGGCTTGCActcagcagcaggctgcagaaCAGGCGACCCAGCTCCGGGGGGCAAAGGAGGAAAGCAGGAGGTGGAAGAAGCTGATTGCCatgcagcagctcctcctgcaaGCTGGCCCCAACACCTACTGCAAG tGCCACCTCTGCGATAAAGCCTTCATGAAGGACACCTTCTTGCAAGCCCATGTGCAGCGCCGGCACGCGGAGGCCACTGAGGCGG AGAGGCAGAAGATGAAGCAGGTGGAGCAAatggaggcagaggtggaggagCTGAAGGCGAAACTGCAGgagacacagcagcagctgaaagcGGAGAGGGAAGCGGAGAAGCTGCACAGGGAGCAG GAAATGGAGAGAGCTCGCCAGCGAGAAGAGGAGGGTAGGAGAGATTTGGAAAGgtggaaagaggaggagaggatgAAGCTGCATGAAAAGATAGATGGCCTGAGGCAGCTCTTCCTTGCAGCGTTCAAGGATGTGTCCAGCAGGACCATTGCCATGGAGGGG ATACTGCAGGAGCTTCAGGCCAGAAAGGCGATGATGTCCAACCTGGGCACCCTGCGGGACGATGACACCAAGGAGGCACAGTGGCAGGCACCAAGCCGGGCAGAGCTGTGGGGTGAGCGGGAGAGGATGGCAGTGCAG ttGAAGAAAGACAACAAGACACTCCGTACCACCCCATCCCAGGACCAGGGGGCAGTTATGGACCGTGCCCCTCAGCAGATGGATGCCCTCAGCACCCGTCTTGGGGAGCAGCCCAAGGTCACAAACTGCCAGGAGAAGGCg ATCAAGCTGCTCTCTACAAGCAAACCTGAAG TGACCCGGGAGGTGACCAAAGTGGTGGCTGATGAAGAGTCATCAG ACAGGGAGGAGGCTGCCCTGGGCGGGAAGCAGAGGCTGCTGGAAGCCCTGCGGAGAAACCCAAACCTCCTGAAGCAGTTTCGCCCCATCCTGGAGGAAGTGCTGGAGAAAAAGCTGGAGAGCATGGGGGTCAAGAGG GTTGTGAAGGGAATCTCCACTCAGACCTACAAAAGCCTCGAGGCTCTGGTCAGGCTTCAGCAGCAACAGAAGGCTGAGAAATTTCCTGGTCTCCTCCACCTGAGGGACGAGTTGGTCCGAGCAGTGATGGGGAAAGTCAGGCGATGCAAGAAGCTCAGCAGTGCTTTGCCTCGACAGCTCTCTGTCATCCCAG ctcaaagcCGGaagacccccaggtccctttgTGGGTCACAGCCCATGGCGATACCAGCTACAGCAGAGCCTGAAGCCTTGGTGatcccccagcctgctccttgGAGCAGAGCGTGCTCCACCCACAGCACCCCGAGGACTCTCTGGGGCACCCTGCGGACCTCCAAAGCCGGCAGCCCCCACCAAGGACTTGTCCCATGGCGGAG CTCAGAAGTGATGCTGGGGGGGAAGCAGCCCACCCTGTCCCCCGTGAGACTCAGCCCTAAGCAAGAGCCAGCGCTCCCTGCAACGGTGCTGGGGGATGAGACTGACTCCGACAGGTCAGACCAGGACTTGCTGGAGGAAACAGCTGGTTCAG GGACAGCCACATCCACGATAGTGAGGTTCTTGGAGAGATGCCTGGATGCGGTGGCACAGAGCCCACCTGGCAGGGTGAAACTCTTCCCAGCTGTGAGCTTGGCATCACCCAAAACCAGCCAGCCCACCAAGAAGCTCCAGGTATCTTGTGCAAATAGCCACAGGGATATTTTCTGA
- the A4GNT gene encoding alpha-1,4-N-acetylglucosaminyltransferase: protein MLQTAWVSSPGSWALREPGCHRDGKKTSWKCGFVRTIIQHPCLRHDPKGLGKARMLKKIHICLCCFFVVGILYEISLLSGCFFSYMPMSKHFLTPEQVLNLGKSIIFLETTERLEPPPLVSCSVESAARIYQDRPIILLMKGLKNDRVLDLNSSYTAFSLLSSMKNVFIFPLQMETVFQETPLLQWYNKVVPEREKNWVHVSSDASRLALIWKYGGIYMDTDVISIRPIPEESFLAAQKSQFSSNGIFGFPAHHKFIWDCMENFVLKYNGNIWGNQGPFLMTRMLKAICNLTDFKGTEDHSCQNISFLNPQRFYPIPYPAWGQYYEVWEKNPNFNHSYALHLWNFMNHNRKAVVAGSNTLAEKLYKAYCPTTYKDLIQNAELRDFTPSGNAA, encoded by the exons ATGCTCCAGACAGCTTGGGTGTCTTCACCAGGGAGCTGGGCTTTAAGGGAGCCTGGTTGCCACCGTGATGGCAAAAAAACAAGCTGGAAATGTGGATTTGTCAGAACTATAATCCAG CATCCATGTCTGAGGCATGACCCCAAAGGCCTAGGGAAAGCAAGAATGTTGAAGAAAATCCATAtatgtctctgctgcttctttgtcGTGGGCATTTTATACGAGATCTCCCTGCTGTCCGGCTGCTTCTTCTCCTATATGCCTATGTCTAAGCACTTCCTGACACCTGAGCAGGTCTTGAACCTCGGCAAAAGCATCATCTTTCTGGAGACAACGGAGCGCCTAGAGCCACCTCCGCTGGTGTCGTGCTCCGTGGAGTCTGCCGCCAGGATTTACCAGGACCGGCCCATCATCCTCCTCATGAAGGGACTTAAGAATGACAGGGTGTTGGACTTGAACTCCAGCTATACAGCCTTCTCACTTTTGTCTTCTATGAAGaatgtcttcatttttcctctccagATGGAAACTGTCTTCCAGGAGACCCCTCTGCTCCAGTGGTACAACAAG GTGGTCCCCGAGCGGGAGAAGAACTGGGTCCATGTCAGTTCTGATGCCAGCAGACTGGCGCTCATTTGGAAGTATGGGGGCATCTACATGGACACAGATGTCATCTCCATCAGGCCCATCCCTGAGGAAAGCTTCCTAGCAGCACAGAAGTCACAGTTCTCCAGCAATGGGATCTTTGGCTTCCCTGCCCACCACAAATTTATTTGGGACTGCATGGAGAACTTTGTTCTCAAGTACAATGGGAACATCTGGGGGAACCAGGGGCCCTTTTTAATGACAAGGATGCTCAAAGCCATCTGCAATCTCACAGATTTCAAAGGCACCGAGGACCACAGCTGCCAGAACATCTCCTTCCTCAATCCCCAGCGTTTCTACCCCATACCGTACCCAGCCTGGGGCCAGTACTATGAGGTCTGGGAGAAAAACCCCAATTTCAACCACTCCTACGCGCTGCACTTGTGGAACTTCATGAACCACAACCGGAAAGCTGTGGTTGCGGGCAGCAACACACTGGCTGAAAAACTGTACAAAGCCTACTGCCCCACCACGTACAAGGACCTGATCCAAAATGCGGAGCTGAGGGATTTCACACCCTCTGGGAATGCTGCATGA